One segment of Streptomyces sp. YIM 121038 DNA contains the following:
- a CDS encoding cation:proton antiporter, with protein MPAFIVVLSLLFLWSLVSHRLARWSITAPIAFVVAGIVLTRGPHPAVPFDLEAHSFEVAVEIVLAVMLFMDATEARDYERLGRSVGEGRLLGIALPASVALATLIGAVVFPGTSWWLLAVAALVVMPVDLAPIAGFLRDARVPLRVRAALNIEGGFNDGLVSPLFLFCVANLATAHGSTFAELLWSVVKGALLAVVVGSLLGTGAAWLVRRAWDDGWARPAALRTASLALPFLAYAVATTAGGNGFVAAFVTGLWYATTAHAIAGDNLGLVHEVSELMALAVWFTLGKMATDAFADGVSGRVVLYGLLALTVARLVPVMASLAGTDLPRTERRAIAWLGSRGVTSIVFALLASIQLPPDDSAFIIRVMCTTVLLSVALHGMTQEPVARRFARAPRPTP; from the coding sequence GTGCCGGCTTTCATCGTTGTGCTGTCGCTGCTGTTCCTCTGGTCCCTCGTCTCGCATCGGCTGGCCCGATGGAGCATCACCGCGCCGATCGCCTTCGTCGTGGCGGGCATCGTCCTCACCCGTGGCCCGCACCCGGCCGTGCCGTTCGACCTGGAGGCGCACAGCTTCGAGGTGGCCGTCGAGATCGTGCTGGCCGTGATGCTGTTCATGGACGCCACCGAGGCCCGCGACTACGAACGCCTCGGCAGGTCCGTCGGCGAAGGCCGTCTGCTCGGCATCGCGCTGCCCGCCTCCGTCGCCCTGGCCACCCTCATCGGCGCCGTCGTCTTCCCCGGCACCAGCTGGTGGCTCCTGGCGGTGGCCGCGCTCGTCGTCATGCCCGTCGACCTCGCGCCGATCGCCGGATTCCTGCGCGACGCGCGGGTCCCGCTGCGGGTGCGGGCCGCGCTGAACATCGAGGGTGGCTTCAACGACGGCCTCGTCTCCCCCCTCTTCCTGTTCTGCGTGGCGAACCTGGCCACCGCACACGGCAGTACGTTCGCGGAGCTGCTCTGGAGCGTCGTCAAGGGCGCGCTCCTCGCCGTCGTCGTCGGCAGCCTGCTGGGAACGGGGGCCGCCTGGCTCGTCCGGCGGGCGTGGGACGACGGCTGGGCCCGCCCGGCCGCACTGCGCACGGCCAGCCTCGCCCTGCCGTTCCTCGCCTATGCCGTCGCCACCACCGCGGGCGGCAACGGCTTCGTCGCGGCCTTCGTCACCGGCCTGTGGTACGCCACCACCGCCCACGCGATCGCCGGGGACAACCTCGGCCTCGTGCACGAGGTCTCGGAGCTGATGGCCCTGGCCGTGTGGTTCACCCTGGGCAAGATGGCCACCGACGCGTTCGCCGACGGCGTCTCCGGGCGCGTCGTCCTGTACGGGCTGCTCGCCCTGACCGTGGCCCGCCTGGTGCCCGTGATGGCCTCGCTGGCGGGCACCGACCTGCCCCGCACCGAACGCCGGGCGATCGCCTGGCTCGGCTCACGCGGCGTCACGTCCATCGTCTTCGCCCTGCTCGCCTCCATCCAACTGCCGCCGGACGACAGCGCCTTCATCATCAGAGTGATGTGCACGACGGTCCTGCTGAGCGTCGCGCTGCACGGCATGACGCAGGAACCCGTCGCCCGCAGGTTCGCGCGCGCCCCGCGGCCCACCCCGTGA
- a CDS encoding alpha/beta hydrolase: MPEIPRTPVGLLRPDGARLALYLRGPRDPDLVLVLAHGWQATSAIWDKTVAQLARPTTLVVRYDQRGHGRSTTGTARPAMSLLADDLQAVIAATAPGDVPVVLVGHSMGGAAALTLAAHRPGLFGGKVIAVLLAASSSGGLDLAAAGHPLPTRLIGLVRHVMASMCIRAPGLALRLHNLWQPRLSTQPPMDVAARWFKALMRHDVTELEALRRIPVHILVGADDPTIPPAHSHRLAEQLPTARLHVVPRGCHRLPTRHSSSVVAAIELTCSDGFRQLHEALPPLAEHADTATGPGPASWSPGP; encoded by the coding sequence GTGCCCGAGATCCCCCGCACCCCCGTCGGCCTGCTGCGGCCGGACGGCGCCCGTCTGGCCCTCTACCTGCGCGGGCCGCGCGACCCCGATCTGGTGCTCGTCCTGGCCCACGGGTGGCAGGCGACCTCTGCCATCTGGGACAAGACCGTGGCACAACTGGCCCGTCCCACCACCCTCGTCGTGCGCTACGACCAGCGCGGACACGGCCGGTCCACCACCGGTACCGCCCGGCCCGCGATGTCCCTGCTGGCCGACGACCTCCAGGCGGTCATCGCCGCCACCGCACCCGGGGACGTGCCGGTCGTCCTGGTCGGCCACTCCATGGGCGGCGCGGCGGCGCTCACCCTGGCAGCCCACCGCCCCGGACTCTTCGGGGGCAAGGTCATCGCGGTGCTCCTGGCCGCCTCCAGCAGCGGCGGCCTCGACCTCGCTGCCGCCGGCCACCCGCTGCCGACGCGCCTGATCGGTCTGGTGCGCCACGTCATGGCCAGCATGTGCATCCGCGCCCCGGGCCTGGCCCTGCGGCTGCACAACCTCTGGCAGCCGAGGCTGAGCACGCAGCCGCCCATGGACGTCGCCGCCCGGTGGTTCAAGGCTTTGATGCGCCACGACGTCACCGAGCTGGAGGCCCTGCGGCGGATCCCCGTACACATCCTGGTCGGGGCGGACGACCCCACGATTCCGCCCGCCCACTCGCACCGCCTGGCCGAACAGCTCCCCACCGCCCGGCTCCACGTCGTCCCGCGCGGCTGTCATCGGCTGCCGACCCGCCATTCGTCATCCGTCGTCGCCGCGATCGAACTCACCTGTTCCGACGGGTTCCGCCAGCTCCACGAGGCCCTGCCGCCCTTGGCCGAGCACGCCGACACCGCAACCGGCCCGGGTCCGGCAAGCTGGTCGCCCGGCCCCTGA
- a CDS encoding MFS transporter yields the protein MALALGALQSILDPALPLLQRELGVSPAEGALVANTLLVTGAVVAPLTGKLGDRYGGKRVLVRLMAVVSVGGLVASLAPNLPVLLLGQVLQGVMVGALPLSFVLVRRHLAAGQSQMAIGLVMALFTGGGMVGTLFAGPVAEGLSWKWMFALPTIAIVAATAVVARVMPHDQPVRADSGIHWPGVVLLSGTLLTLMIGLVKVTSGDLPPLAVGALAVAVAVLATGWVAVERRAASPTVDLRMLARPAMWNACVFTFTITTSSGMVLFLLPQLFAVPADGYGFGAGTTEIGLFLLPGAVAGAVSDWVGGITTRRFRPRAVVVAGTVVTAATMIALASLHGAVWQLVLAKALTAFAAGVATTALLAGAATAVDAEDTGIATSLLVVTRVIGLALGVQIGGAILDAGADPTTGLPAESAFVTGFAVSGLVAALSLLVIRITRTRMTNTA from the coding sequence CTGGCGCTCGCCCTCGGCGCACTCCAGTCGATCCTCGACCCCGCCCTGCCCCTGCTCCAGAGGGAGTTGGGAGTCAGCCCGGCCGAAGGAGCCCTTGTCGCCAACACCTTGCTCGTCACCGGCGCGGTCGTCGCGCCCCTCACGGGAAAACTCGGTGACCGCTACGGCGGGAAGCGGGTGCTCGTCCGGCTGATGGCCGTGGTCTCGGTCGGCGGTCTGGTGGCCAGTCTGGCGCCGAACCTGCCGGTGCTGTTACTCGGGCAAGTGCTGCAGGGCGTCATGGTGGGTGCGCTGCCGCTCTCCTTCGTCCTGGTGCGCAGACACCTCGCGGCCGGGCAGTCGCAGATGGCGATCGGCCTGGTCATGGCGCTGTTCACGGGCGGCGGCATGGTGGGGACGCTGTTCGCGGGGCCGGTCGCGGAAGGCCTGTCCTGGAAGTGGATGTTCGCGCTGCCGACGATCGCGATCGTCGCGGCGACGGCGGTCGTGGCCCGGGTCATGCCGCACGATCAGCCGGTCCGGGCGGACAGCGGGATCCACTGGCCCGGCGTGGTCCTGCTGAGCGGCACGTTGCTCACGCTCATGATCGGGCTGGTGAAGGTGACGAGCGGTGACCTCCCGCCCCTCGCGGTCGGTGCCCTCGCGGTGGCCGTGGCCGTCCTCGCGACCGGATGGGTCGCCGTCGAGCGCCGGGCCGCCTCGCCGACGGTCGATCTCCGCATGCTGGCCCGGCCCGCGATGTGGAACGCGTGCGTGTTCACCTTTACCATCACCACTAGTTCCGGGATGGTGCTCTTCCTGCTCCCGCAGCTGTTCGCGGTACCGGCCGACGGGTACGGCTTCGGCGCCGGAACCACCGAGATCGGCCTGTTCCTGCTGCCCGGTGCCGTCGCCGGGGCGGTCAGCGACTGGGTGGGCGGGATCACGACGCGGCGTTTCCGTCCGCGGGCCGTGGTCGTCGCGGGCACCGTCGTCACGGCGGCCACGATGATCGCCCTGGCGTCGCTGCACGGCGCGGTGTGGCAGCTCGTCCTGGCGAAGGCGCTGACCGCGTTCGCCGCGGGCGTGGCCACCACGGCGTTGCTCGCGGGTGCCGCCACCGCCGTCGACGCCGAGGACACCGGCATCGCCACCAGCCTGCTCGTGGTGACCCGCGTGATCGGGCTCGCCCTGGGCGTCCAGATCGGCGGCGCGATCCTCGACGCCGGGGCCGACCCGACGACGGGTCTGCCCGCCGAATCGGCCTTCGTCACGGGCTTCGCCGTCTCCGGCCTCGTCGCCGCGCTGTCACTGCTCGTCATCCGTATCACCAGGACCCGTATGACGAACACCGCATGA
- a CDS encoding FAD-dependent monooxygenase, whose amino-acid sequence MTSTGPSTHVSTTAKRTVLISGASIAGPALAYWLHRSGCAVTVVEKAGALRDGGYPIDIRGTAVEVVRRMGILPRLQDAHIDTRRFTFLDADGSEVAVLGPHAVVGSVEGQDLEVRRGDLAAILHSLVRDDVEFLFGDSIEAIDTLGRRGHGVDVTFRSGRQRTFDLVIGADGMHSKTRESLFGPEEQFHRYLGYAFAAFTMPNTFGLSHELMMWNTPGRAAALYAVGSSDELHAFLVFHRPEPPLDSLRDPHVQRDLVAAVFAGAGWEVPGMVKALREAADPFFDTAGQIRMPHWSRGRGALVGDAAYAPSFLTGQGSSLALAGAYVLAHSLAAHSDHTAAFTAYERDLRAYVTMNQALVGNGSASLLPTTARALEERNTRLRNLVTLPSATAPPAHSALALPAFAPLP is encoded by the coding sequence ATGACGTCTACCGGCCCGTCGACACACGTGAGTACGACCGCGAAGCGCACCGTACTGATCTCCGGAGCCAGCATCGCCGGACCCGCCCTCGCGTACTGGCTGCACCGCTCCGGCTGCGCCGTCACCGTGGTGGAGAAGGCGGGCGCGCTGCGCGACGGCGGTTACCCGATCGACATCCGTGGCACCGCGGTCGAGGTGGTCCGGCGGATGGGGATACTGCCGCGGCTCCAGGACGCGCACATCGACACGCGCCGCTTCACCTTCCTCGACGCCGACGGCAGCGAGGTGGCCGTGCTCGGCCCCCACGCCGTCGTGGGCAGCGTCGAGGGGCAGGACCTCGAGGTGCGGCGCGGGGACCTGGCCGCGATCCTCCACTCCCTGGTCCGCGACGACGTGGAGTTCCTGTTCGGCGACTCCATCGAGGCCATCGACACCCTCGGCCGGCGCGGACACGGCGTCGACGTGACGTTCCGCAGCGGGCGGCAGCGCACGTTCGACCTGGTGATCGGCGCCGACGGCATGCATTCGAAGACCCGGGAGTCCCTGTTCGGGCCGGAGGAGCAGTTCCACCGCTATCTCGGCTACGCCTTCGCCGCCTTCACCATGCCGAACACCTTCGGCCTCTCCCACGAACTCATGATGTGGAACACCCCGGGCAGGGCCGCGGCCCTCTACGCCGTCGGGTCGAGCGACGAGCTGCACGCCTTCCTGGTCTTCCATCGGCCGGAGCCGCCGCTGGACTCCCTCCGCGACCCCCACGTCCAACGGGACCTGGTCGCCGCGGTCTTCGCGGGCGCGGGGTGGGAGGTCCCCGGCATGGTCAAGGCGCTGCGGGAGGCGGCCGACCCGTTCTTCGACACGGCCGGTCAGATCCGTATGCCGCACTGGTCAAGGGGCCGCGGCGCGCTCGTCGGCGACGCCGCGTACGCACCCTCGTTCCTCACCGGCCAGGGTTCGAGCCTCGCTCTGGCCGGCGCCTACGTGCTCGCCCACTCCCTTGCCGCGCACAGCGACCACACCGCTGCCTTCACCGCGTACGAACGCGATCTGCGTGCGTACGTCACCATGAATCAGGCGCTGGTCGGCAACGGCTCGGCCTCGCTCCTGCCCACCACGGCGCGGGCCCTGGAGGAACGCAACACCAGGCTGCGGAACCTCGTCACCCTGCCCTCGGCGACGGCGCCACCGGCCCACTCCGCCCTCGCGCTGCCCGCGTTCGCCCCGCTGCCGTGA
- a CDS encoding response regulator transcription factor: MTLRVLLADDQALLRGAFRLLLDSADDITVVGEAADGREAVRLTRELRPDVVIMDIRMPEVNGLTATSQICADPELRASRILILTTYETDEYVAQALRAGAGGFIGKGIGAEELLSAVRTIADGETLLSPAATRSLVARFLATPDDAPPRDPGRLAVLTPREREMVALVATGLSNQEIAEQMFLSPFTVRAHVQRAMTKLEARDRAQLVVIAYRTGLAQAAPEGGAAPG; encoded by the coding sequence ATGACGCTCCGCGTGCTGCTCGCCGACGACCAGGCCCTGCTGCGCGGGGCCTTCCGGCTGCTGCTCGACTCCGCCGACGACATCACCGTGGTCGGCGAGGCCGCCGACGGCAGGGAGGCGGTGCGACTCACCCGGGAGTTGCGCCCGGACGTGGTGATCATGGACATCCGCATGCCCGAGGTGAACGGTCTCACCGCCACGTCGCAGATCTGCGCGGACCCGGAACTGCGGGCCAGCCGCATCCTGATCCTCACCACGTACGAGACCGACGAGTACGTCGCCCAGGCGCTGCGCGCGGGGGCGGGCGGCTTCATCGGCAAGGGCATCGGGGCCGAGGAGCTGCTGTCCGCCGTGCGGACGATCGCCGACGGCGAGACCCTGCTCTCGCCCGCCGCCACCCGCTCCCTGGTCGCCCGTTTCCTGGCCACGCCGGACGACGCTCCGCCGCGCGACCCCGGACGGCTCGCCGTGCTCACCCCGCGCGAACGCGAGATGGTGGCCCTGGTCGCGACCGGCCTCTCCAACCAGGAGATCGCCGAGCAGATGTTCCTCAGCCCCTTCACCGTCCGCGCCCACGTGCAGCGCGCCATGACGAAGCTGGAGGCCCGCGACCGGGCGCAGCTCGTCGTCATCGCCTACCGGACGGGCCTGGCCCAGGCGGCCCCTGAAGGCGGCGCCGCTCCGGGCTAG
- a CDS encoding sensor histidine kinase produces MTNPGGGGPRSRGTWRRETAVTATAFALCLLGGVLHVDDTASAPPAAAYFIAVVSCAVLPLRHRAPLAALAATTASGMLVPPLGLLLTPLIVAPAVIAAYAYALTVRTERRAESAVLLLSALLLVAPTPFFENLSGQDVSRMGAVAAFPVVAGVLGHSTRNRRAYLAAVEERARRAEETRDSEARHRVAEERVRIARELHDLVAHQITLANAQATVAAHLFDARPEQTRTSLRELVETTGHALDELRATVGLLRQSGDAAAPAEPAPGLADLPTLLDSFRRAGLEVSVRHDGTARPLPPGVDLTAYRIVQEALTNVTKHAATSSARVRLAWNRDRLTVTVADDGGGARTVPAAATGPGAPTGSSTPAAAGRAPGYGLIGMRERATAVGGHLSAGRHPEGGFLVSAELPLPPAKDTAPTQAGATPAEERTVDARTGRGRAGDAP; encoded by the coding sequence ATGACGAACCCAGGTGGCGGCGGCCCGCGTTCCCGCGGCACGTGGCGGCGGGAGACAGCGGTCACGGCGACGGCGTTCGCGCTCTGTCTGCTCGGCGGCGTGCTGCACGTCGACGACACGGCGTCGGCGCCGCCCGCCGCCGCCTACTTCATCGCCGTGGTGTCCTGTGCCGTACTCCCGCTGCGGCACCGGGCACCCCTGGCCGCCCTCGCGGCCACGACCGCGAGCGGCATGCTGGTGCCGCCCCTTGGCCTCCTGCTGACCCCGCTCATCGTGGCCCCCGCCGTGATCGCCGCGTACGCGTACGCGCTCACCGTACGCACCGAACGGCGCGCGGAGAGCGCGGTGCTGCTCCTCTCCGCACTGCTCCTCGTCGCGCCCACCCCCTTCTTCGAGAACCTCTCGGGGCAGGACGTGAGCCGGATGGGAGCGGTGGCGGCGTTCCCGGTGGTCGCGGGCGTACTCGGTCACTCGACGCGGAACCGGCGGGCCTACCTGGCGGCCGTGGAGGAGCGGGCCCGGCGGGCCGAGGAGACCCGGGACAGCGAGGCGCGGCACCGAGTGGCCGAGGAACGGGTGCGCATCGCCCGGGAGTTGCACGACCTCGTGGCCCACCAGATCACCCTGGCCAACGCGCAGGCCACGGTCGCCGCCCACCTCTTCGACGCCCGCCCCGAGCAGACCCGCACGAGCCTGCGCGAGCTCGTCGAGACCACCGGCCACGCGCTGGACGAACTACGGGCCACGGTCGGCCTGTTGCGCCAGTCCGGGGACGCCGCCGCGCCCGCCGAACCGGCACCCGGCCTGGCCGACCTGCCCACGCTCCTCGACTCCTTCCGCCGCGCGGGCCTGGAGGTGTCGGTGCGTCACGACGGCACGGCCAGACCGCTGCCCCCGGGCGTGGACCTCACCGCCTACCGCATCGTCCAGGAGGCTTTGACCAACGTGACCAAACACGCCGCCACGAGCAGCGCGCGGGTGCGCCTCGCCTGGAACCGCGACCGCCTGACCGTCACCGTCGCCGACGACGGCGGAGGCGCCCGTACGGTGCCGGCCGCGGCCACGGGGCCCGGTGCGCCGACGGGATCGAGTACGCCAGCGGCGGCGGGTCGCGCGCCCGGCTACGGCCTCATCGGCATGCGCGAACGCGCCACCGCGGTCGGCGGCCACCTCTCCGCGGGAAGGCACCCGGAGGGCGGCTTCCTCGTCTCCGCCGAGCTGCCCCTCCCGCCCGCGAAGGACACGGCGCCGACGCAGGCCGGAGCAACGCCCGCAGAGGAACGGACCGTCGACGCCCGTACGGGCCGCGGAAGGGCCGGGGACGCGCCATGA
- a CDS encoding MMPL family transporter has protein sequence MATFLYRVGRWAFRRRRLVGGLWLAALVLAGLAAAVAPSGEDEDLSMPGTESQQAFDLLDERFPQSNSQGAEARLVFRAPDGQRMTAEENKAAVAEALGLLDGGDQVASATDPYKTGAVSKDRTIAYSTITYTADAVDLTGPTKSALEGAASQARDAGLTVEIGGSALASEESPGGTTEVVGVAVAAVVLVLTLGSLVAAGLSLLSAFTGVAIAFGLVSALAVPLGLTSTVAILALMLGLAVGIDYALFITSRYRDERARGSEPEEAAGRAVGTAGSAVVFAGATVFIALVGLGVVGIPELTRMGLGGAGAVALAVLVALTLVPALFGFFGRRVLSRTVREGARPDSGPAGIGTRWARFVLRRPVTVLVVSVLGLGAVALPTLSLELGLPGDESKSVETTQRRAYDLLSEGFGPGFNGPLTVVVDTSESTESRATTDLVAKTVRAVDGVASVGDPVLSRTEDTAVLTAVPRTAPNSGETKDLVQAIRSAVSDVEADTGAGVLVTGKTALNIDISEAMADALIPYLTVVIGLAVLLLTVVFRSVLVPVKAAVGFLLSVGAAFGVVVAVFQLGWAADLIGIEQTGPVMSLMPILIIGIVFGLAMDYEVFLLTRMREAYVHGASPGEAVVTGFRHSGRVVAAAAIIMISVFAGFIGMSSPTIQTMGVGLASAVAFDAFVVRMAIAPAALALLGHRAWWLPRILNRVLPNVDIEGEKLSGHAPASPTVPDAAVSPLPVGRHRY, from the coding sequence GTGGCGACATTTCTCTACCGGGTCGGACGGTGGGCCTTCCGGCGGCGTCGGCTCGTGGGCGGGCTCTGGCTGGCCGCCCTGGTGCTCGCCGGGCTCGCCGCCGCCGTCGCGCCGTCAGGGGAGGACGAGGACCTCTCCATGCCCGGCACCGAGTCGCAGCAGGCGTTCGACCTGCTCGACGAGCGCTTCCCGCAGAGCAACTCCCAGGGGGCCGAGGCCCGTCTGGTGTTCCGGGCCCCGGACGGGCAGCGGATGACGGCCGAGGAGAACAAGGCGGCCGTCGCGGAGGCGCTCGGCCTGCTGGACGGCGGCGACCAGGTGGCCTCGGCCACCGACCCCTACAAGACCGGTGCCGTCAGCAAGGACCGCACCATCGCCTACTCCACCATCACCTACACCGCGGACGCCGTCGACCTGACCGGGCCCACGAAGAGCGCTCTGGAAGGCGCCGCGAGCCAGGCCCGGGACGCGGGACTGACCGTGGAGATCGGCGGCTCCGCCCTGGCGTCGGAGGAGTCACCGGGCGGTACGACGGAGGTCGTGGGCGTGGCGGTGGCGGCGGTGGTCCTCGTCCTGACCCTCGGCTCGCTGGTCGCGGCCGGCCTCTCGCTGCTCAGCGCCTTCACGGGCGTGGCCATCGCCTTCGGCCTGGTCTCCGCCCTCGCCGTGCCGCTGGGCCTGACCTCCACCGTCGCCATCCTGGCGCTGATGCTGGGCCTCGCGGTCGGCATCGACTACGCGCTCTTCATCACCTCCCGCTACCGCGACGAACGCGCCCGGGGCAGCGAGCCGGAGGAGGCCGCGGGCCGGGCGGTGGGCACGGCCGGATCCGCCGTCGTCTTCGCCGGGGCGACCGTCTTCATCGCCCTGGTCGGCCTGGGGGTCGTCGGCATCCCCGAACTCACCAGGATGGGCCTGGGCGGCGCGGGCGCCGTGGCCCTCGCCGTCCTCGTCGCGCTGACCCTGGTCCCCGCGCTGTTCGGGTTCTTCGGCCGCCGGGTGCTGTCCCGCACCGTCCGCGAGGGCGCCCGCCCGGACAGCGGGCCCGCGGGGATCGGCACCCGCTGGGCACGGTTCGTGCTGCGCCGCCCCGTGACCGTCCTGGTGGTCTCCGTACTCGGTCTCGGCGCCGTCGCCCTGCCCACGCTCAGCCTCGAACTCGGGCTGCCCGGGGACGAGTCCAAGTCGGTGGAGACCACCCAGCGCCGCGCCTACGACCTGCTGTCGGAAGGCTTCGGCCCCGGCTTCAACGGCCCCCTGACCGTGGTCGTGGACACCTCGGAGTCCACGGAGAGCCGCGCCACCACGGACCTGGTCGCCAAGACCGTACGGGCCGTGGACGGGGTCGCTTCGGTCGGTGATCCGGTGCTCAGCCGGACCGAGGACACGGCCGTCCTCACGGCCGTCCCGCGGACCGCGCCGAACAGCGGCGAGACCAAGGACCTGGTGCAGGCGATCCGGAGCGCGGTCTCCGACGTCGAGGCCGACACCGGCGCGGGCGTCCTGGTCACCGGCAAGACCGCGCTGAACATCGACATCTCCGAAGCCATGGCCGACGCCCTCATCCCGTATCTGACCGTGGTCATCGGCCTGGCCGTGCTCCTGCTGACGGTGGTCTTCCGCTCGGTCCTGGTCCCGGTCAAGGCCGCGGTCGGCTTCCTGCTGTCGGTGGGTGCCGCGTTCGGCGTCGTCGTCGCCGTCTTCCAGTTGGGCTGGGCCGCGGACCTCATCGGCATCGAACAGACCGGACCGGTCATGTCGCTCATGCCGATCCTCATCATCGGCATCGTGTTCGGCCTCGCCATGGACTACGAGGTCTTCCTGCTCACCCGCATGCGGGAGGCCTACGTCCACGGCGCGTCCCCCGGCGAGGCCGTCGTCACCGGCTTCCGGCACAGCGGCCGCGTGGTGGCCGCGGCGGCCATCATCATGATCAGTGTGTTCGCCGGATTCATCGGCATGAGCAGCCCGACCATCCAGACGATGGGCGTCGGCCTGGCCTCCGCCGTCGCCTTCGACGCCTTCGTGGTCCGGATGGCCATCGCCCCCGCGGCCCTGGCGCTGCTCGGCCACCGCGCCTGGTGGCTGCCCCGTATCCTGAACCGCGTGCTGCCGAACGTGGACATCGAGGGCGAGAAGCTGAGCGGGCACGCCCCGGCGTCCCCGACCGTGCCGGACGCGGCGGTGTCGCCGCTCCCCGTCGGCCGCCACCGGTACTGA
- a CDS encoding MFS transporter, translated as MGKKPDGAPPDRTEHSPLNTPGPPLHTGPRFPSPPRLRAMRLAVSAVFFVTGAAFATWAARVPAVQDRLDLSAGELAVALVGLSGGAFVGLPLVGGLVARYGSRTVLRVGMALYLAALTGIAFAPGLALLTAVLALFACGNTAVDVAMNTQGVLVERAYARPVLGGFHAMFSLGGIVGAGVGGLVASAGVGTGPHFAVTAVVLCAVAAWAATALAPEPRRAERAADSGPLLALPGPGLWIPGLVAFCALMGEGVVNDWGAVYLHEATGASAGLAGTGFAVFSAGMVVGRLGADRVRSRVGTARFTLGCAAVAGVGALIPVASPTVHAGFVGYGLLGLGMAAVIPVVFSHAADLNPERPGPSIAAVSAVGYVGFLAGPPLIGALTESTTLRTAMLVLPTLMATMAVLSTRLRGR; from the coding sequence ATGGGGAAGAAGCCGGACGGGGCACCACCGGACAGGACGGAGCACTCACCCCTGAACACCCCGGGCCCACCCCTGCACACCGGACCCCGCTTCCCGTCCCCGCCCCGCCTGAGAGCGATGCGGCTCGCCGTGAGCGCGGTCTTCTTCGTCACGGGCGCCGCCTTCGCCACCTGGGCGGCCCGGGTGCCCGCGGTCCAGGACCGGCTCGACCTCTCCGCGGGCGAACTGGCGGTGGCGCTGGTGGGCCTGAGCGGCGGCGCCTTCGTCGGCCTGCCGCTGGTGGGCGGCCTGGTGGCCCGGTACGGCAGCCGCACGGTGCTCCGCGTCGGCATGGCCCTCTACCTGGCGGCGCTGACCGGGATCGCCTTCGCGCCTGGGCTCGCCCTGCTCACGGCGGTGCTCGCGCTGTTCGCGTGCGGCAACACCGCTGTCGACGTGGCGATGAACACCCAGGGCGTCCTGGTCGAGCGGGCGTACGCGCGCCCGGTACTCGGCGGCTTCCACGCGATGTTCAGCCTCGGCGGCATCGTGGGGGCGGGCGTCGGCGGGCTCGTGGCGTCGGCGGGCGTGGGCACCGGGCCGCACTTCGCCGTCACCGCGGTGGTGCTGTGCGCGGTGGCGGCCTGGGCGGCGACTGCGTTGGCGCCCGAGCCGCGGCGGGCGGAGCGGGCGGCGGACTCGGGGCCGCTCCTGGCGCTGCCGGGCCCCGGCCTGTGGATCCCCGGCCTCGTCGCGTTCTGCGCGCTGATGGGGGAGGGGGTCGTGAACGACTGGGGCGCGGTCTATCTGCACGAGGCCACGGGCGCGTCCGCCGGTCTGGCGGGCACGGGCTTCGCCGTCTTCTCGGCCGGGATGGTCGTCGGACGGCTCGGTGCCGACCGGGTCCGCTCCCGCGTCGGTACGGCCCGCTTCACGCTGGGCTGCGCGGCGGTCGCCGGGGTGGGCGCGCTGATCCCGGTCGCCTCACCGACGGTCCACGCCGGTTTCGTCGGTTACGGCCTCCTCGGCCTGGGCATGGCCGCGGTCATCCCCGTCGTCTTCAGCCACGCCGCCGACCTCAACCCCGAACGCCCCGGCCCCTCCATCGCCGCCGTCTCCGCGGTCGGCTACGTCGGCTTCCTGGCCGGTCCGCCCCTCATCGGCGCCCTCACCGAATCCACCACCCTGCGCACCGCGATGCTGGTCCTCCCCACCCTCATGGCCACGATGGCGGTTCTCTCCACGCGGCTGCGGGGCCGCTGA